Below is a genomic region from Limisphaera ngatamarikiensis.
CGTGTCCTCTGTGTCTCTGTGGTTCGATCTCTCCATGCCTCTGGACCAACCGGACCGGCTGCAGGGCGAGGTGCGGTCGGCGGTGGTGGTGCAGACGCCGGAGCTGATGAACTACGACCTGGACGGGAATCTTGTCCGGNNNNNNNNNNNNNNNNNNNNNNNNNNNNNNNNNNNNNNNNNNNNNNNNNNNNNNNNNNNNNNNNNNNNNNNNNNNNNNNNNNNNNNNNNNNNNNNNNNNNNNNNNNNNNNNNNNNNNNNNNNNNNNNNNNNNNNNNNNNNNNNNNNNNNNNNNNNNNNNNNNNNNNNNNNNNNNNNNNNNNNNNNNNNNNNNNNNNNNNNNNNNNNNNNNNNNNNNNNNNNNNNNNNNNNNNNNNNNNGTTGTGGAGTTGAACGCGACGAACCACGCCCTGGTGCGGTCGTACGTGTGGGGATTGGATCTTTCGGAATGCCTGGACGGTGCGGGTGGAGTGGGCGGGTTGTTGTGGGTGCGGTTGAGCGGTGGGCCTGCTGCGGGAGTGCACTTTGTGACGTACGACGGCAACGGGAACGTATGGAACCTGGTCTCGGCGAGCACAGGAACCGAGACTGCGCGGTACGAGTATGGACCGTTTGGGGAGCCTTTGCGGCTGACGGGCGCTGCGGCGGGGTGGAATCCGTTCCGGTTCAGCACGAAGCGGACGGAGGACGGCACGGGCCTGGTGCTGTACGAGATGCGGGTTTACGTTCCCTCGCTTGGTCGTTGGCCGAACGGAGACCCGATTGGGGAACGGGGTGGAAGAAACCTTTACGGGTTCGTTCGAAATGATCCAATGGGTCGGTTTGATCGCCTCGGGTTATTCGACCGCAACAGCCCGAGCGGAAATCTCGAGATACCCTTCTCAGCGCAGCCTTGCGGAAATGCGACGGCCCTAGTCAACAGTGGGTCCGCCGAAGTGTGGGCTTGTGGTTCCGTCAAGATCATAGTGATCGGGCCAGGTCAAGGCGGGCACGGGGATGCCGGTGAGATCATCCTATTGCCAATCGGCACGGGATGGGTTCCAATGTCTGACAACGAACCTCCCAACGTTGTGTGCAAAATGAAATACAAATGTACAATGCAGTGTTGTTGTGCATTCGGCAATTTCAATCCTGTGTGGAAAGGAAAACGGGAGTGGGTTTACGGTCGGGTGTTTTCCAAGATGAAAATCAACCCGTGGACAGGCCAACAAGAAAGGGACAGGGACAGCAACCTGGTGTGGAAAAATGCGAAGTGCGAGATTGACCTGATAGAGCTGGAAAGGGCCGACAAGGATTGCCAAGACACGTCGAAGGACAAATGCCACATACGAATTCAGTTGAAAAGCCATTGACTTATGCAAGTCCGACCGATTGTGTCTGCTTTTGTAGCTTTCATCCTTGTGGCGCTGGCGCTAGTCCCTGGCAGGCTGGGAAAGGACAAATACAACCTGGTTAACTGGCCGGACGGAGAACACGACCGGTATGCAATTGAGGTTGTACGACCGAGGATATCTTATGTCGTCATTCCTGATGTAAAGGCATTGCAAACTGCAAATCATTTTATTGTGGGAAAGGCACATTGGAAATACTTGGACGGCTTTTTCACAAATTCGAGTGGCGTGCCGATCACAAATGAGGTGTGGTTTGTACTGGACAAACGCAAGCGTTATCCAAAGTGCTATGCCTTCCTCTCTATCGAGAAGGGGTCTTGGATTGCCTACTGCATCTCGAACAACGTGCCGACGAATATCGTTGAGGTAGAAGAGTTTATTAGTTCACGATCCTCTTTGCGTGGTGGAGGAGTGCCACCGTTGTGACCTTCGGCTATCCCGTCAAAGCGGCTAGAACGAATTAGGGTACTGTTGGCCTCGGCAAGGGTGGTTGGCCATGGAACGCCTGCCACACAACGCCGGAGGTTGAGTTCTTTCGTTGGGATCGCGAATGAGCCGAGATGCGATCCGCAGCACTCAGTGAACAACATCACAAAAGTGCGAGTCCCGCTTTGGGACTAAAAGTTCCGTGTGAGCAGAAGAGTCGCTAGTGCGGCGGGCAGTAGTCTGTATGAGGCGATGTTGCGACATACGAGCGACGGTGTCAGAAATGGGACTGGGCATGGCAAAGCGATCGCTGCGCCTGTGCCAAGTAGGATTGCGGCCTACCGGGGACGTCATACGCTGAGCAGGCATAATGGGGAACGATAATCCATTCTGTCGCAATGCTGGGCAAAAGTGCAGCACGACGGATGTGGTGCTGTACCAAAACCGTGCCTATGGTCGCGCCCTGGGAAGGTGGTTGAGCAGGGATCCGATTGGGGAACGAGGTGGAGTGAACCTTTACGCGGCCATGGTTAATGAGCCGCAAAAGCTGTTCGATGCTTTGGGGCTGGAGTGTGTCGGACACTCTTGCTCCGGTTATGATGAGGACGGTCTGCACTTCTGTGGCCCTCCAAGCCCGCCTCCGACGCCCCGACCACATGACCCGCATGGCTAAAATCGCGTTCCGCCTTACAATCCACCAGATGCTGGGAAACCTTGCTGCGTTGATCCGGCGGTTCTGAAGAAGGCGAAAAGAACCGACCCTACGCCAACCAAGGGATCGAGAAGAATCGATGGTGGAGTGGACTGGACGATTCATATGAAAATCGACCTCGAAATTGATGGTCCGTACAAAGATTTGCAAATCTACTGGACGCCTTGTTGGCGAATAGACGGTACGTCCGGGATTATTCCCTCATGCTCGAACAAGACTGCGTGCGACTTTCCAACAGTAACGTGGGCGAACATTGGTGGGCCATATGTCACCACAGCCCGTGTGTTCTGGCTTTCTTGCGAGGGTGGGAAGTGGACAAAGAAAAAGTATATAGCTCACGGCGCCTACACATTCGACGGAAAATGGACGTTTACAGGCGACTAGCCGTTGCTTTGGGCATGGTTCTCATAGCTGCTGGCTGTTCAACCAAGCCCAAGCAGTTCGGCCAGGCACAAGCTGACAGGCTGCTGTGCCTGAGGCAGATACGATGCGTTGCTTACTGCGGGTTCCAGTACCTAGCAGACCACGACTGACAGTTCCCGAGGACGTTGGAGGAAGCGGTTAGGGTTGAAGCCGGTGAGGAGATGGCCCGGCGCATGAGTCAATGCCCTGCAAAAGAGTCGGCGGCAAAATACATCTACGTGGACTGGTCTCGGTGGTTCACCAACGGTGCCGTGCCGAAAGACTATCCCTTGGTTTACGACTCGAAACGCCATCAGCACGGCAACGGCATAAACGTGGCGCTCATGGATGGCACGGCCTTTTGGGACGAAGATGCCCGCTGGCTTTGCGACTTTGCAAGGAAGCATCCCGAATACGGGTTGGTTATCCCGAAGTAATCGCCCAGCCAAAGGGTGAGAAGGCATTTAACTGCACTCGGGACGCCGCGAACTGACCCGGACATCCTCTGCTGGCGCGCACCCTCGAGCCTAGGTTCCGGCGGCTTCTTCGCGCCCGGACCTCACGCAGGGCTGCCGGCGGGCCGCCGGCGCCATGGAAAATCCCGGCGGGCGCTTACTCGCCCTCGGGCTGCGATGNNNNNNNNNNCTGGCGCCGGTCTGGCAACAGGCTGCCACCGATGGCAAAACATGGCCACAACCACTTCAGCTGCCCGATTTTCCCAGGGACGAGCTGGGATGGAGTCTGCGGTGGAGCAGCAACACGGTCAACCGGCTCAACCAGTACACGGCTCGGACGGTGCCGGGGGTGGTGGGGGTGTCGGGGGAGGCGGTCGAGGGAGCGACGGTGACGTTGTGGTGGGGGACCAACGACTGGGCGCCGGTGATTCGGCAGGGTCGGTACTGGTATGGGGAGGTGTGGGTGAACAATGCGACGGGTGCGGTGGGGGTGGTGGTGACGAACCTGGGGGTGGTGTGGGGGA
It encodes:
- a CDS encoding RHS repeat-associated core domain-containing protein yields the protein MTYDGNGNVWNLVSASTGTETARYEYGPFGEPLRLTGAAAGWNPFRFSTKRTEDGTGLVLYEMRVYVPSLGRWPNGDPIGERGGRNLYGFVRNDPMGRFDRLGLFDRNSPSGNLEIPFSAQPCGNATALVNSGSAEVWACGSVKIIVIGPGQGGHGDAGEIILLPIGTGWVPMSDNEPPNVVCKMKYKCTMQCCCAFGNFNPVWKGKREWVYGRVFSKMKINPWTGQQERDRDSNLVWKNAKCEIDLIELERADKDCQDTSKDKCHIRIQLKSH
- a CDS encoding RHS repeat-associated core domain-containing protein translates to MGNDNPFCRNAGQKCSTTDVVLYQNRAYGRALGRWLSRDPIGERGGVNLYAAMVNEPQKLFDALGLECVGHSCSGYDEDGLHFCGPPSPPPTPRPHDPHG